One genomic segment of Catalinimonas alkaloidigena includes these proteins:
- a CDS encoding cupin domain-containing protein — protein MKEKNKNWKTVILQEGEGEKILFRIGLMTFKVASSQSGDNFMMCETALPPGTNVEPHSHEEAETFYILEGEFTFYVEDMNKPIRCTKGAFVSVPPHVKHSFKNTGGSKGKVLGTIVPGGAEGLESLFRTFGVTLTDKDVIPDLNQPVEHFTETINKLREYR, from the coding sequence GTGAAAGAGAAGAACAAAAATTGGAAAACGGTGATACTGCAGGAAGGAGAAGGTGAAAAAATTCTCTTTCGCATCGGCTTAATGACATTTAAAGTGGCATCATCACAGTCAGGTGATAATTTTATGATGTGCGAAACAGCATTACCTCCCGGAACCAACGTGGAGCCTCATTCACATGAAGAAGCTGAAACATTCTACATTCTTGAAGGAGAATTTACGTTTTACGTGGAAGATATGAATAAGCCAATACGCTGCACCAAAGGGGCATTTGTAAGTGTGCCGCCTCATGTAAAACATAGCTTTAAAAATACCGGTGGAAGCAAAGGGAAGGTATTAGGAACAATAGTACCAGGAGGAGCAGAGGGGTTAGAAAGTTTGTTCAGAACCTTTGGCGTTACGCTTACTGACAAGGATGTTATTCCTGATTTAAATCAGCCAGTTGAGCATTTTACGGAAACAATCAATAAACTGAGAGAATATAGATAA
- a CDS encoding 6-bladed beta-propeller, which produces MESKSRREFIKNTTALVSSSFLLPEHVFNIVSSPKLSKNIIGHGDFQYRADLSWGNLNPSKTPVNDCHEMVQDKNGRIFLLTNETKNNVIIYDLSGKLMKTWGHDFAGAHGLTLNDEGGEEFLYITDIASHAVYKTTLEGKVLLKLAFPKALEGQYNSEKYYPTETAIAANGDIYVADGYGTQLILQYDAQGMFLRKFGGMGWLWKELLENRYPDKIQWENEPEQVDPSLLNNAHGITLDRRKKKPELLVTSRMDNMIKRFTLDGKFIANIEIPGAFVCRAVVDEQYMYAAVLRSDRPSRDETGFVTILNNDDHVISNPGGSPPVYRGSKLVQIEQQEKLFKHPHDVCIDNDKNLYIPQWNANKVYPIKLVRV; this is translated from the coding sequence ATGGAAAGCAAGTCCAGAAGAGAGTTTATCAAAAATACTACGGCACTGGTAAGTAGCAGCTTTTTACTACCGGAGCATGTTTTTAATATCGTGAGCAGTCCTAAGCTTAGCAAAAATATAATCGGCCATGGTGATTTTCAGTATAGAGCTGATCTGTCCTGGGGTAACCTTAATCCTTCCAAAACGCCGGTGAATGACTGCCATGAGATGGTGCAGGACAAAAATGGACGTATTTTTCTGTTGACCAATGAGACAAAAAATAATGTGATCATTTATGATTTATCGGGAAAGTTGATGAAAACCTGGGGGCATGATTTTGCTGGGGCACATGGGCTTACACTCAATGATGAAGGTGGAGAAGAGTTTCTGTACATTACTGATATCGCTTCGCATGCAGTGTATAAAACTACTCTGGAGGGAAAGGTTCTGCTTAAATTAGCGTTCCCCAAAGCATTGGAAGGACAGTATAATTCGGAGAAATATTATCCTACCGAAACGGCCATTGCTGCCAATGGAGATATTTATGTAGCGGATGGTTATGGTACACAACTCATTTTGCAGTATGATGCGCAGGGTATGTTTTTACGAAAATTCGGAGGCATGGGCTGGTTATGGAAAGAGCTTTTGGAAAACCGCTATCCTGATAAAATTCAATGGGAAAATGAGCCTGAACAAGTAGATCCTTCCTTATTGAATAATGCACATGGAATTACGTTAGACAGGCGGAAAAAAAAACCGGAACTGCTGGTTACTTCCCGAATGGATAATATGATCAAGAGATTCACTTTAGATGGAAAGTTTATAGCTAATATTGAGATTCCCGGTGCATTTGTTTGCCGGGCAGTGGTGGATGAACAATATATGTATGCAGCGGTCCTCCGTTCCGACCGACCATCACGTGATGAAACCGGTTTTGTTACGATATTAAATAATGATGATCATGTCATTTCCAATCCTGGTGGTAGCCCACCTGTATATAGGGGAAGTAAGCTGGTGCAGATAGAACAGCAGGAAAAACTTTTTAAACATCCTCACGATGTATGTATAGATAATGATAAAAATTTATACATACCCCAATGGAATGCCAATAAGGTATATCCTATCAAGCTGGTGAGGGTGTAA
- a CDS encoding c-type cytochrome domain-containing protein produces the protein MEQTTSDLVLFFGRFHPLILHLPIGFLLIAFVLEILSRFKKFEAYKPAVGFVLLLGAFSAVVAAALGLMLAQGGGYGEELLSLHQWLGIAAAVTAIVAWLLNWQAAKQASPGLDKAYVSVLSVMVVVLMAAGHYGGSLTHGSDYLTQYMPNPLRAVAGLEPKIEKKAVVITDLPEAQVYHDIIYPILDARCVSCHNPDKKKGELMMHTVEALQEGGENGAIFVAGNTEESDMIKRVLLPEDHDDHMPPEGKSQLTDEQVELLSWWVAEGAPFDKKVAQVNVNDDIQKVLNTLVDPNANKTEVEILLASEVKAAEEQTLSQLQQEGVQVMPLAAEVNWLQVRIPLSKSGDSLVQTLQPVAEQLTWLDMGDTKTTDQALTAIPKFTKLTRLHLENTQVTDAGLQHLKDMPYLEYLNLYGTQVSDEGIQQLKGLKNLRKLYLWQTQATKEGVAQLQQALPQLEVNMGVEFEEEVLNTVQANLKEKQEQK, from the coding sequence ATGGAGCAAACAACCTCAGACCTGGTATTATTTTTCGGGCGATTTCACCCACTCATTCTGCACTTACCTATTGGCTTTTTATTGATCGCCTTTGTGCTGGAAATCCTCTCTCGCTTCAAAAAATTTGAAGCATACAAACCCGCCGTAGGCTTTGTGCTTTTGCTGGGTGCTTTCTCAGCAGTTGTCGCTGCTGCCCTGGGGCTCATGCTGGCACAGGGTGGAGGCTATGGAGAAGAACTGCTGAGCCTGCATCAATGGCTGGGAATTGCTGCTGCTGTTACTGCTATCGTGGCCTGGCTACTCAACTGGCAGGCAGCTAAACAAGCCTCTCCCGGCCTGGACAAAGCCTATGTCTCGGTACTCTCAGTCATGGTAGTCGTGCTGATGGCTGCCGGCCACTATGGAGGCTCACTGACCCACGGTTCTGATTACCTGACCCAGTACATGCCTAACCCACTGCGTGCAGTAGCCGGACTGGAACCCAAAATAGAAAAGAAAGCCGTGGTCATCACCGACCTGCCGGAAGCTCAGGTCTATCATGATATCATTTATCCCATCCTTGATGCTCGCTGCGTATCCTGCCACAATCCCGATAAAAAGAAAGGCGAACTGATGATGCATACGGTTGAGGCTTTGCAGGAGGGGGGAGAGAACGGGGCTATCTTCGTGGCAGGAAACACCGAAGAAAGCGACATGATCAAGCGTGTTCTCCTTCCTGAAGATCATGACGACCACATGCCTCCCGAAGGAAAAAGCCAGCTTACCGATGAGCAGGTAGAACTGCTAAGCTGGTGGGTAGCCGAAGGCGCTCCTTTTGATAAAAAAGTAGCCCAGGTCAATGTCAATGATGACATACAAAAAGTGTTGAATACCCTGGTAGACCCCAATGCCAACAAAACAGAGGTAGAGATACTGCTGGCTTCTGAGGTAAAAGCTGCCGAAGAACAGACTTTAAGTCAGCTGCAGCAGGAGGGTGTGCAGGTGATGCCACTGGCGGCTGAGGTCAACTGGTTGCAGGTACGCATCCCACTGAGCAAGTCAGGAGATTCTTTAGTACAGACCTTACAACCCGTGGCTGAGCAGTTGACCTGGCTGGACATGGGCGACACCAAAACTACCGATCAGGCATTGACAGCGATTCCCAAGTTTACCAAGCTCACCCGCCTTCATCTGGAAAACACCCAGGTAACCGATGCCGGATTGCAACATCTGAAGGATATGCCTTATCTGGAATACCTTAACCTCTACGGCACCCAGGTAAGTGATGAAGGCATACAGCAGCTCAAAGGGTTAAAAAATCTACGCAAGCTCTATCTCTGGCAAACTCAGGCTACCAAAGAAGGCGTAGCCCAGCTTCAGCAGGCTTTACCTCAACTGGAAGTGAATATGGGCGTTGAATTTGAGGAAGAAGTATTGAATACTGTCCAGGCAAACCTTAAAGAAAAACAGGAACAAAAATAA
- a CDS encoding RNA polymerase sigma-70 factor, with amino-acid sequence MNIIDNKRLLFDNIAEGDKKAFDTFFAFYYQKLIQFALIFLNTEQEAEDVVAEVLTNMLAQRERVFKLNHFEAYLYASVKNKCLSFIRKQGKVNQYNQGFEQSIPFTTNTSDPYEKLVEEELSTLIQQVIINLPPRRKMVFQLIREENFSYRKVAELMDISERTVEVHLKLAIETLRTHIEKYGATEKSKK; translated from the coding sequence ATGAATATCATAGACAATAAACGTTTACTCTTCGACAATATAGCAGAAGGAGATAAGAAAGCCTTTGATACATTTTTTGCATTTTATTATCAAAAACTTATTCAGTTTGCCCTTATTTTTTTGAACACTGAGCAGGAAGCAGAAGATGTAGTCGCTGAAGTTCTTACCAACATGCTTGCTCAACGCGAGCGGGTATTTAAATTGAATCATTTTGAAGCCTACTTATACGCTTCTGTAAAAAATAAATGCCTTTCATTTATTAGAAAACAAGGGAAAGTCAATCAGTATAATCAGGGATTTGAACAGTCTATACCCTTTACTACAAATACCTCTGATCCATATGAAAAATTGGTAGAAGAGGAACTCTCGACTTTAATACAACAAGTGATCATTAACCTTCCACCCCGACGAAAAATGGTGTTTCAGTTGATTCGGGAAGAAAACTTTAGCTATCGCAAAGTAGCTGAACTCATGGATATCTCAGAACGAACAGTAGAAGTTCACCTCAAGCTTGCCATAGAGACGCTGAGAACTCATATCGAGAAATACGGTGCTACAGAAAAATCAAAAAAGTAA
- a CDS encoding DUF1501 domain-containing protein: MHNIIEEAQFKVATYNTRRHFLRKCMSGLGALALGSLSGCDPWSSAKQGASSHTAETARSLLTHFPGKAKNVIFLHMAGAPSQLELFDYKPTLNQLDGKDCPTSLLEGKKFAFIKGVPQMLGTQAKFQQHGQSGAYVSDYLPHFSKMVDEVTFLKAVHTDEFNHAPAQLFMHTGGPRLGRPSMGSWVSYGLGSENQNLPGFVVLVSGSEPSAGKSIWGSGFLPTIHQGVQCRSEGDPVLYLSNPGDVDPFLRKRSIDIINEINEQEYIESKDPEILTRISQYELAFRMQTSVPEVMNINEEPQWIHDMYGTQPGKNAFANNCLLARRLVENGVRFVQLFDRRWDTHGAGPNNGVDGALKNACQEIDKPMSALLKDLKQRGLLDETLVVWGGEFGRTPMMEARSGANFKGRDHHGDAFTMWMAGGGVKKGFTHGETDEIGFSGISGRVHIHDLQATILHQLGVDHERLTYHFQGRDFRLTDVAGKVVKEIIA, encoded by the coding sequence ATGCACAACATCATAGAAGAAGCACAGTTCAAAGTCGCTACATATAACACTCGGCGCCACTTTTTAAGGAAGTGCATGTCCGGCTTGGGCGCCCTGGCCCTAGGCTCCTTGTCAGGATGCGACCCCTGGTCTTCTGCAAAGCAAGGGGCTTCTTCCCATACAGCGGAGACTGCCAGGTCTCTGCTTACTCATTTTCCCGGAAAAGCCAAAAATGTCATTTTTTTGCATATGGCCGGAGCACCCTCTCAATTGGAGTTATTTGACTACAAACCTACCCTCAATCAATTAGATGGTAAGGACTGTCCGACATCACTTTTAGAAGGAAAGAAGTTTGCTTTTATCAAAGGTGTACCCCAAATGTTGGGCACGCAAGCAAAATTTCAGCAACATGGACAATCCGGAGCTTATGTCTCGGATTACCTCCCTCATTTCTCAAAAATGGTAGATGAAGTTACTTTTCTGAAAGCGGTACACACTGATGAATTTAACCATGCTCCTGCACAACTTTTTATGCATACCGGCGGCCCCCGATTGGGTAGACCCAGTATGGGTTCATGGGTATCCTACGGCCTCGGCTCGGAAAATCAAAACCTTCCCGGCTTTGTGGTTCTGGTATCTGGAAGTGAACCCAGCGCGGGTAAAAGCATATGGGGCAGTGGGTTTTTGCCTACCATACATCAGGGAGTCCAATGCCGCTCCGAAGGGGATCCGGTACTCTATCTCTCTAATCCAGGTGATGTTGACCCTTTCCTGAGGAAGCGGTCCATAGACATTATTAACGAAATCAACGAACAAGAGTACATAGAATCTAAGGACCCTGAAATCCTGACGAGGATTTCCCAGTATGAGCTAGCCTTTCGTATGCAGACATCTGTGCCTGAGGTGATGAACATCAATGAAGAACCCCAGTGGATACATGATATGTATGGGACACAACCCGGTAAGAACGCTTTTGCAAATAATTGCTTACTGGCTAGAAGATTGGTTGAGAATGGCGTTCGTTTCGTGCAGCTTTTTGATAGAAGATGGGATACGCATGGTGCTGGTCCCAACAATGGTGTGGATGGAGCCTTGAAAAATGCCTGTCAGGAAATAGACAAACCTATGAGTGCCCTACTGAAGGATTTAAAACAAAGAGGCTTGCTGGACGAGACCCTGGTGGTCTGGGGTGGAGAATTTGGGCGAACACCTATGATGGAAGCGCGCTCCGGTGCTAACTTCAAAGGGCGTGATCATCATGGTGATGCTTTTACTATGTGGATGGCCGGAGGAGGAGTAAAAAAAGGCTTTACGCATGGAGAGACCGATGAGATTGGGTTCTCAGGGATAAGTGGCAGGGTTCATATCCATGATCTTCAAGCCACCATTTTACACCAGCTAGGTGTTGACCACGAAAGACTCACCTATCATTTTCAGGGTAGAGATTTTAGACTTACTGATGTGGCGGGTAAAGTAGTAAAAGAGATTATCGCATAA
- a CDS encoding SusC/RagA family TonB-linked outer membrane protein, whose product MKKTTYKLLYKVASYSFLGLFSQFILVNLCLAHDVEAQDSKSVHEVIIDVAYDNAPLMNVFSDIEAKTDFVFTYDNKDSFLGEKYSKSSGKSSVAEVLKDISRSSKLIFQQINNNISIRRQDKKKGEKPAIIIGQAVSVSGTVTSKADGTAVPGVNVIVKGSNTGTVTDIDGKYNINVPSENDILIFSSIGYTIQEIPVNGRTVIDIQLLEDIQSLEEIVVIGYGTQKQREVTGSISTLEANQLEDQPVGQVAQKLQGRIPGVQINQASGTPGGGMAIRIRGAASINAGNSPLYVIDGFPIVGDINNINPNEIESFSVLKGASAAALYGSRAANGVVLITTKRARNGQTQIQFNATYGRANVPQKGRADMMNAKEFLQYKKEFFEDKIRYEGYTGGIPEIYQNPDAYTGENTDWYDELLQTGIQNSYNLSFLSGKDKFNSATTIGYYKEEGTVINSGYKRYSLRSNNEYQVNDFIHVGVNVAPTYQSSENQQTGGTHGSNYLYGALITPAIFSPDDRNEDGSEKLNFTAPSLFTFPNWKKSMSERTNLTSSIRLLSNAYAEIEFLENFHFKSSLSLDLGNFKHRFFNPSTAGDIFAPPPKMATASYTTNSYNSWLTENTLNFNKTIAEDHHLDALIGYSAQKFSQENNSLTGTDFPDDDITWIDAAAIRNGSSNITEWSLLSMFSRVNYNFRGKYLLSASIRRDGSSRFGSDKRWGTFPSISAGWIITDEGFAENWSTLSYLKLRAEYGESGNFNIGNYSQFGNIASTNYVFGDQLVQGRSPVSIGNSQLTWETTRGMDVGLDLGFFDDRVSLTFDYYDKTTSDMLYQIDIPNGAGFSNIQDNIGEFHFWGYEFGASTINFVGDFRWNTDFNVSINRNEVIQLGTNNTPIGGIGNYSNTIWRTEVGRPIGQFYGYVFDGIYMTQEEFDAQPKHLTSAVGTMRMKDVNQDGVINTDDKTYIGNPNPKFIFGINNSLYFKNFDLNIVMAGAYGGKMYYALAEWSETLEGAFNVERHVKDRWRSLENPGAGIVGRTLSGTTEFPRNVQSRLVLDASYLTVKNITLGYTFPKFSKFVSKTRIFASVQQALVLTNYKGSSPEASLNGLNGLQEGVDFNPYPVPRTVALGLNLNF is encoded by the coding sequence ATGAAAAAAACAACCTACAAACTACTCTACAAAGTGGCGAGCTATTCATTTCTTGGCTTATTCAGCCAGTTCATTTTAGTAAATCTTTGTCTTGCGCATGACGTGGAAGCACAAGATTCAAAAAGTGTGCACGAAGTAATCATTGACGTTGCATATGACAATGCACCCTTAATGAATGTATTTTCTGACATTGAAGCCAAAACTGATTTTGTCTTCACCTATGACAATAAAGACTCTTTTTTAGGTGAAAAGTACAGTAAATCATCGGGTAAATCTTCAGTTGCAGAAGTACTGAAAGACATCTCACGGTCTTCAAAACTGATTTTTCAGCAAATCAACAATAATATCAGTATAAGAAGGCAGGATAAAAAGAAGGGAGAAAAGCCTGCGATTATTATTGGTCAGGCAGTATCTGTTTCTGGTACGGTCACCTCCAAAGCTGATGGTACTGCTGTACCCGGAGTGAACGTGATCGTAAAGGGAAGTAATACCGGTACAGTCACTGACATTGATGGGAAATACAACATCAATGTTCCCAGTGAAAATGACATTCTGATATTTTCATCTATCGGGTATACCATTCAGGAAATTCCGGTCAATGGGAGGACGGTCATTGATATACAGTTATTAGAAGATATTCAAAGCCTGGAGGAAATTGTGGTGATTGGTTATGGTACCCAGAAACAGAGAGAGGTGACCGGTTCTATTTCCACCCTGGAAGCAAATCAACTGGAAGATCAACCGGTAGGACAGGTAGCACAAAAGCTTCAGGGTAGAATCCCGGGTGTTCAGATCAATCAGGCATCCGGTACCCCTGGAGGAGGGATGGCAATACGAATTCGTGGAGCTGCTTCAATCAATGCAGGAAATAGTCCACTGTATGTCATAGACGGTTTTCCGATTGTAGGTGATATTAATAATATAAACCCTAATGAGATTGAAAGCTTTTCGGTGTTAAAAGGCGCCTCAGCAGCAGCTCTCTACGGATCAAGAGCGGCCAATGGGGTAGTGCTCATCACTACTAAAAGAGCCAGGAACGGACAAACACAAATTCAATTTAATGCAACCTATGGCAGGGCTAACGTACCCCAGAAAGGAAGAGCCGACATGATGAATGCCAAAGAATTTCTTCAGTATAAAAAGGAATTTTTTGAAGACAAAATCAGGTATGAAGGGTATACCGGAGGTATTCCTGAGATTTACCAGAATCCTGATGCGTATACCGGAGAAAATACAGACTGGTATGATGAATTATTACAGACAGGAATACAAAACAGTTATAATCTGTCATTTCTCTCTGGTAAAGACAAATTTAATTCAGCTACCACCATCGGATATTATAAAGAGGAAGGTACAGTAATAAATAGTGGGTATAAAAGATATTCTTTACGTTCTAATAATGAATACCAGGTAAATGATTTTATTCATGTCGGGGTAAATGTGGCACCCACATACCAAAGCAGTGAGAATCAACAAACCGGTGGAACGCATGGCTCAAATTATTTATATGGTGCATTGATAACCCCTGCTATTTTTTCACCGGATGATAGAAATGAGGACGGTTCCGAAAAGTTGAATTTCACTGCGCCTAGTTTATTTACTTTTCCCAATTGGAAGAAGTCCATGTCAGAAAGAACGAATCTAACCAGTTCCATCAGGCTGCTTTCCAATGCCTACGCAGAAATTGAATTTTTGGAAAATTTTCATTTTAAAAGTTCTCTTTCTTTAGATCTGGGAAATTTTAAACACAGGTTTTTTAATCCCTCTACTGCAGGCGATATTTTCGCACCACCACCTAAAATGGCTACGGCCTCGTATACCACCAATTCGTATAACTCCTGGTTGACGGAAAATACATTGAATTTCAATAAAACGATTGCTGAAGATCATCATTTAGATGCCTTAATAGGCTACTCAGCACAAAAGTTTAGCCAGGAAAATAACTCACTAACAGGTACTGACTTTCCAGATGATGATATCACTTGGATAGATGCTGCAGCCATCAGAAATGGAAGCAGCAATATAACAGAATGGTCTTTACTCTCAATGTTTAGCCGTGTCAACTATAATTTCAGAGGAAAGTATCTCTTGTCTGCCTCTATTCGTAGAGATGGTTCATCCCGCTTTGGGTCAGACAAACGCTGGGGGACATTTCCCTCAATTTCTGCGGGCTGGATTATCACTGATGAAGGTTTTGCAGAAAACTGGAGTACTTTAAGTTATCTTAAACTTAGGGCTGAATATGGTGAGTCAGGAAATTTCAACATTGGTAACTATAGCCAATTTGGAAACATTGCATCTACCAATTATGTGTTCGGAGATCAACTTGTACAAGGCAGAAGCCCAGTATCTATCGGTAACTCGCAACTGACATGGGAGACCACCAGAGGTATGGATGTTGGCCTGGACCTTGGCTTTTTTGATGACAGAGTATCTTTGACTTTTGATTATTATGATAAAACTACAAGTGATATGCTGTACCAGATAGATATTCCCAACGGAGCCGGATTTTCCAATATACAGGATAACATAGGGGAGTTTCATTTTTGGGGATATGAATTCGGGGCAAGTACAATCAACTTCGTAGGAGATTTTCGCTGGAATACAGATTTCAATGTCTCCATTAACCGAAATGAGGTAATCCAACTAGGTACTAACAATACCCCAATCGGAGGTATAGGGAATTATTCAAATACCATCTGGAGAACAGAAGTAGGGCGACCAATTGGACAGTTTTATGGGTATGTATTTGATGGCATTTATATGACTCAGGAAGAATTCGACGCCCAGCCCAAGCATCTCACATCAGCAGTAGGCACTATGAGAATGAAAGATGTAAATCAAGACGGTGTAATAAATACGGACGATAAGACTTATATTGGAAATCCCAATCCTAAATTCATTTTCGGTATCAATAATTCTCTGTATTTCAAAAACTTTGATTTAAATATCGTCATGGCAGGGGCTTATGGAGGTAAAATGTATTATGCGCTTGCAGAATGGTCAGAGACCTTGGAAGGTGCATTCAATGTAGAAAGGCACGTGAAAGACCGGTGGAGGTCACTTGAAAATCCAGGGGCAGGCATTGTGGGTAGAACCCTTTCTGGAACAACCGAATTTCCCAGGAATGTTCAATCCAGATTGGTACTTGATGCTTCTTACCTTACTGTAAAAAATATCACCTTAGGATATACATTTCCTAAGTTCAGTAAGTTTGTAAGTAAAACGCGCATTTTTGCCAGCGTACAGCAGGCATTAGTGCTTACCAATTACAAAGGATCTAGCCCTGAGGCTAGCCTAAATGGGTTGAATGGATTGCAGGAAGGTGTAGATTTTAACCCTTATCCAGTTCCGAGAACAGTAGCACTGGGTCTAAACCTTAATTTTTAG
- a CDS encoding FecR family protein, with protein MNNSHPDIDRLIALYLSQKASADEKEALEKWINTSAENKAVFTHLHDAWLSTSETPLAPEKIKLRDQIWHNGITENSKTKYAIHREIDLGYWSKIAAIFIFLLMGVGVFSFLVYNNTTSQITESLAWVKVENPNGRRTVHMLPDGTKVWLNSASSLSYPEKFSDSVRSTKLMGEAFFEVAKNKEKPFIVETADTRTQVLGTSFNIFSYPQNDTVRIALLEGKVKVQSSDHIQTAILSPGEELITSRDNTLFYRRAFDYVATFGWKEGILNFDGTGFYDFCQAIERWYGVQVKFEGKPPVDWQIRARYQNEDLRHVLRDITFNKNINFTLTKDTVLLTF; from the coding sequence ATGAACAACTCTCATCCCGACATAGACCGACTGATCGCATTGTACCTCAGTCAGAAAGCATCAGCAGACGAAAAAGAGGCGTTGGAAAAATGGATCAATACCTCTGCTGAAAACAAAGCGGTATTTACACATTTGCATGATGCCTGGTTATCCACTTCGGAAACGCCATTAGCCCCAGAGAAAATTAAACTTAGAGATCAGATCTGGCATAATGGAATAACAGAAAACTCTAAGACAAAATATGCAATTCATCGGGAGATAGATTTGGGGTACTGGAGTAAAATCGCTGCCATTTTTATTTTTTTATTGATGGGAGTGGGAGTGTTTTCATTTCTGGTTTATAACAATACTACCTCTCAGATAACAGAATCGCTAGCCTGGGTAAAGGTAGAAAATCCAAATGGTAGAAGGACGGTACATATGTTGCCGGATGGCACCAAAGTGTGGCTAAATTCAGCGAGTAGCTTGTCTTATCCTGAAAAATTTTCAGACTCAGTGAGAAGCACCAAACTTATGGGTGAAGCATTTTTTGAAGTTGCTAAAAATAAGGAAAAACCTTTCATAGTAGAAACCGCAGATACCAGAACCCAGGTACTTGGTACCTCTTTTAACATTTTTAGTTATCCTCAAAATGATACTGTCAGAATAGCCCTTTTGGAGGGTAAGGTGAAGGTGCAGAGTAGTGATCATATTCAAACTGCAATTTTGTCTCCGGGGGAAGAACTGATTACTTCCAGAGATAATACCCTCTTCTATAGAAGAGCCTTTGACTATGTCGCCACTTTTGGATGGAAGGAAGGAATACTCAATTTTGATGGAACGGGTTTTTATGACTTTTGCCAGGCCATAGAAAGATGGTACGGTGTACAGGTCAAATTTGAGGGAAAGCCTCCGGTAGACTGGCAGATTAGAGCCAGATACCAGAACGAAGATCTCAGGCATGTGCTGAGAGATATTACTTTCAATAAGAACATCAATTTTACACTGACAAAGGATACAGTACTATTAACCTTTTAA